The following proteins are co-located in the Methanotorris formicicus Mc-S-70 genome:
- a CDS encoding SWIM zinc finger family protein: protein MDEIIRKYGYEIYERGVEYYKEGRVKEVIKFGDKIYGKVIGTHVYDVVVNLKTLESECSCPYGYNCKHGVATLLSYKNNEYIDADKIINKLKNMEKEELVKYIIERIKYYPEFAFNFIGLLDKEDNLNNMSKLAKKTLNKFIEMMKKGYYIDIDMAKQIKMFLLNNRNHLSKDDLIKFLEVIIENYEDFGGFYDDYADNCYEDIVLEPLGEILFDKDLDENDLIRIFKLIEIDDYGLMDIIFDKFLEKVEKYFNYIDVLKDYLDEEDYIELLIKTKSKEESIKRILSSKVSRSKKFELLLSIDEDEAIKYATKNRLYEDLIKYYYFANEYDKVVELFRKYKFKYIPDIIYDSIIKVNPNDKDELLRKLFKYADGYTKYYIAMELNDRELLLKTYKELVKYDFYRYELINVIRKLLLDYDEKSIVPDVKNLIDRYINEKTQFGYESAVSLLEILKEYDEDEFKNLLDEIKKNHFRKRNLMSLISKKGW, encoded by the coding sequence ATGGATGAAATTATCAGAAAATATGGGTATGAGATATATGAAAGAGGAGTTGAGTATTACAAAGAAGGAAGGGTAAAGGAGGTAATAAAGTTTGGAGACAAGATATATGGTAAAGTTATCGGAACTCATGTTTATGATGTAGTTGTTAATTTAAAAACTTTGGAATCAGAATGTTCCTGTCCTTATGGTTATAACTGTAAGCATGGTGTTGCAACTCTCTTAAGTTATAAAAATAATGAATATATTGATGCAGACAAAATAATAAATAAATTAAAAAATATGGAAAAAGAGGAGTTAGTAAAATACATAATTGAAAGAATTAAATATTATCCAGAATTTGCTTTTAATTTTATTGGACTGTTGGACAAAGAGGATAACTTAAATAATATGTCTAAATTAGCAAAAAAGACACTAAACAAATTTATTGAGATGATGAAAAAGGGTTATTATATTGATATAGATATGGCTAAACAAATTAAAATGTTTTTATTAAATAATAGAAATCATTTATCCAAGGATGATTTAATTAAATTTTTAGAAGTAATTATAGAGAATTATGAGGATTTTGGAGGATTTTATGATGATTATGCAGATAATTGTTATGAAGATATTGTATTAGAGCCCTTAGGAGAAATCTTATTTGACAAGGATTTAGATGAAAATGATTTAATTAGAATATTTAAATTAATTGAAATAGATGACTATGGATTGATGGACATAATATTTGACAAGTTCTTAGAAAAGGTTGAAAAATATTTTAATTATATTGATGTATTAAAAGATTATTTGGATGAAGAGGACTATATTGAGTTATTAATAAAAACTAAGAGTAAAGAAGAATCAATAAAAAGAATACTCAGTAGCAAAGTAAGTAGAAGCAAAAAATTTGAATTACTTTTGTCAATAGATGAAGATGAAGCTATAAAATATGCCACTAAAAATAGGTTATATGAGGACCTTATTAAATATTATTATTTTGCTAATGAATATGACAAAGTCGTTGAATTATTTAGAAAATATAAATTTAAATATATTCCAGATATTATATATGATTCAATTATTAAAGTGAATCCCAACGATAAAGATGAGTTATTAAGAAAACTATTTAAATATGCAGATGGATACACTAAATATTACATTGCTATGGAATTAAATGATAGAGAATTATTGCTTAAAACTTATAAAGAGTTAGTTAAATATGATTTTTATAGATATGAATTAATAAATGTAATAAGAAAACTTTTATTAGATTATGATGAGAAATCTATTGTTCCAGATGTAAAAAATTTAATTGATAGATACATTAATGAAAAGACACAGTTTGGTTATGAATCTGCT
- the gmhA gene encoding D-sedoheptulose 7-phosphate isomerase encodes MKDYFEESAKVKLKFIEENEENLKKSIEIIVEALKNGKKILICGNGGSAADAQHFAAEIVGRFKLERKGFPAIALTTDTSILTAIGNDYGFERIFERQVEALGEYRDILVGISTSGNSENVIRAVNKAKEMGIYTIGLLGKDGGKLKDVVDLALIVPSNDTARIQECHLTIYHVICEEVEKRLF; translated from the coding sequence ATGAAGGATTATTTTGAAGAAAGTGCAAAAGTTAAGTTAAAATTCATTGAAGAAAATGAGGAAAATTTAAAAAAATCTATTGAGATAATAGTGGAGGCATTAAAAAATGGCAAAAAAATTTTAATTTGTGGAAATGGGGGCAGTGCGGCAGATGCTCAACACTTTGCCGCTGAGATTGTGGGAAGGTTTAAGTTGGAAAGAAAGGGATTTCCTGCAATTGCATTAACAACAGATACATCTATTTTAACTGCTATAGGAAATGACTATGGGTTTGAGAGAATTTTTGAAAGGCAAGTTGAGGCGTTAGGTGAATATAGGGATATTTTAGTTGGTATATCTACAAGTGGAAACTCAGAGAATGTTATAAGGGCAGTTAATAAGGCAAAAGAAATGGGCATCTATACAATTGGATTGCTTGGCAAAGATGGAGGTAAATTAAAGGACGTTGTTGATTTGGCGTTAATAGTTCCTTCTAACGATACAGCAAGAATCCAAGAATGTCATCTAACTATATATCATGTTATATGTGAGGAGGTTGAGAAGAGGTTATTTTGA